The DNA window CAGCTTGGACTTGGGGTGCGCCATCTTCAGCCCGGCGATGGTGGCGCCGGCAGTGCTATGGTCACCGGAAAGGACCACCGGAAACCAGTTGGCCTTTACCGTTTCACAAACACTTTTACTGATACGCTCATACATATTGACGGTACCTTTGATCCGCTTGGCATAAGGGGATTCAATGGGTTCAAACAGTAATTTGTTTTCCGTTTCGATTGCTTCGGTGGGGAAGTGTACAAAAAAGTTGCTCATGAAGTCCAGTGCAGCTATCTTGATCGCGTCCACGCCCAGGCTGGCGCCACGGGTACCAGCCCCTATTTCCGACTTGACTTCTATTATTTTAATATTCTTCATAAAGTTTTCATTACCGGCAAGCTACAGGATTTTAAGAGAACCCCCAAAGCAGCAGGACCGGCAATGGTGAAAAAGTTCTATATAATGTATAAACCAAATCCAATACTGTTGCGTTATCCTGCTATTTTATTCAATAATTTCCGGGATATGGTTGACAACGTTGAATTTTACGAGTGGCATTTTTTTACGTCCTGATTTATAAATAATTTGGGTGGATCACTATTCATAAAACAACAACTATAAACCATGGACTATCAACTTACGGAAGAGCATCTGATGATTCAAAAGGCTGCACGTGATTTCGCCAATACGGAACTATTACCCGGGGTGATAGAGCGTGATGAGCACCAGAAATTCCCTGCCGAACAGATCAAGAAACTCGGAGAACTGGGATTTTTGGGTATGATGGTAAGCCCCAAATATGGGGGTGCCGGTCTCGATACCATCTCCTATGTACTGGCGATGGAAGAGATCTCCAAAATAGATGCCTCTGCCTCCGTAGTGATGAGTGTTAATAATTCACTGGTATGCTGGGGGCTGGAAACCTATGGTACCGAAGAACAAAAACAGAAATACCTGGTGCCCCTGGCCAAAGGCGAGATTATCGGCGCTTTCCTGCTGAGTGAGCCGGAAGCCGGTTCCGACGCCACCTCCCAGCGCACTACCGCCGAAGATAAAGGAGATCACTACCTGGTAAACGGTACCAAAAACTGGATCACCAACGGTAACTCCGCCAGCGTATACCTCGTAATGACCCAAACCCACCCTGAAAAGGGCAGCAAAGGGATCAATGCCCTGATCATCGAAAAAAACAGCCCTGGCGTGACCGTAGGCGCCAAGGAAAACAAACTGGGCATCCGCGGTAGCGATACCCACAGCATCATGTTCCAGGACGTTAAAGTGCCAAAAGAAAACAGAATAGGGGAAGACGGCTTCGGCTTCAAATTCGCCATGAAAACACTGGCCGGCGGCCGTATCGGCATCGCCTCCCAGGCGCTGGGCATCGCCAGCGGCGCTTATGAGCTGGCCCTCAAATATTCCAAAGAAAGAAAAGCTTTCGGCAAGGAAATCTCCCAGCACCAGGCCATCCAGTTCAAACTGGCGGATATGGCAACCCGTATCGAAGCTTCCCGCCTGCTTTGCCTCAAAGCTGCCTGGGAAAAAGACCAGCACCTCGATTACACCCTCAGTGGCTCTATGGCTAAAGTGTTCTCCTCCGAAACTGCGATGTGGGTAACCACCGAAGCAGTGCAGGTACACGGCGGTTATGGCTATGTAAAAGAATACCACGTTGAACGCCTCATGCGTGACGCCAAGATCACACAGATCTACGAAGGCACCTCAGAAGTGCAGCGGATCGTGATCAGCCGCTCCATCCTGGGGTAAAATCATCACCAAATATTCCAAAGGGCTGACCAGCAAACGCGGTCGGCCCTTTTTTATATGGCCCCAATCTCTAATTTTTTTATTTTTGTCAGATGGCTATCAACATCACCGCCTATAAAGAGGTGCTGTCTGCCCTGACACCTTATCATGCCAAACTGGTGGCGGTTTCCAAAACCAAACCAGTAGAGGATATAGAGGCATTTTATGCAACAGGACAACGCATCTTTGGCGAAAATTACGTACAGGAATTAGTAGAAAAACAGGCAGTATTGCCGGCAGACATCGAATGGCACTTTATTGGGCACCTCCAGTCCAATAAAGTAAAGTATCTGGCCCCTTTTGTACATACCATCCATGCAATAGACAGCCTGAAGCTGCTGCAGGAGATCAACAAACAGGCCGCCAAAAACCAGCGTGTCATCAACTGCCTGCTACAGGTACATATTGCCGCGGAAGAAACCAAGTTTGGCCTCGATGAGCAGGAATTACAGCAACTGCTCGCCTTCTGGGAATCTCACCCTGCAGATTTCGAACATATACACATCGCCGGCATGATGGGCATGGCCACCAACACCAACAATGAATCACAGGTCCGCCAAGAGTTCCACCAGCTCCACCAGTTATTCGGGTCTGTTAAAACAAGATTTTTTAACAACAAGGATTATTTCAGGGAACTATCCATCGGCATGAGCGCTGACTATCCCATCGCACTGGAGGAGGGCAGTACCATGGTACGTATCGGCAGCCTGCTGTTTGGAGAAAGGAACTATAATAAGTAACCTAGTAAAACTTATGAAGAAACTTTGGATCTATTGCCTCGCAGGTATCGGCATGGCCGCCTGCAATACCGGCAACACTAAAAAAGAACTCAGCGACGGCGTATGGAAAGCCAGCCTGCACCGGGCCGATGGCGCCAACATCGTATTTAATTTCCAGGTAAAGGATACAGCCGGCAAAAAAGTACTGTATGTACTCAACGCTACTGATAAACTGCTGGTAGATGATGTAAAAGTGAACGGTGACTCCGTATTTATCAAAATGCCTTTCTTTGATTCTGAATTTAAGGCCCGCCTTGCAGAAGGTGGCAACCTCGAAGGACAATGGATCAGGCACCTCGCAGATAAAGACGTGTCTATCCCCTTTACTGCCCAGCCTCATACAGCAGAACGTTTCAAAAAAGGCGCTGCTCCTGCTCAACAGGTGACAGGCCGCTGGGTAACAACATTTGTGGACAAGGATAAATCCAGCGAAGCCATCGGCGAATTTAAACAGATGGGCGACCTGGTATACGGAACTTTCCTCACCACCACGGGTGACTACCGCTTCCTCGATGGTATCATGGACGGCGATACACTCCGCCTCTCTACCTTCGACGGCTCTCATGCATACCTCTTTACAGGCCTGGTGAAAAAAGACAGTATCGTCAACGGCCGCTTCTTCGCTGGCATTGGCGACCATGTGGAAGACTGGACCGCCGTGAAAAACGACTCCGCCAAACTGCCCGATGAGCGTACCCTGGCCACGATGAAACCCGGCCAGTCTAAACTGGACTTCACCTTCCCGGACCTCAACGGCAATAAAGTAAACATCAACGACGACCGCTTCAAAAACAAAGTGGTGGTGATCACCCTCATGGGCTCCTGGTGTCCCAACTGTATGGACGAAACCGGCTTCCTGAGCCAGTGGTACAAGAAAAACAAAGACCGCGGTGTGGAAGTGATCGGCCTGGCATACGAACGTACGCCCGACTTTGAGAAGTCCAAAAAAGCACTCACCGGCTTCCTCCAACGTTTCGATGTACAGTATCCGGTGCTCATTACCGGCGTTACGCCAGCTGACCCGGAAAAAGGGGAGAAGACCCTGCCACAGCTGACTGGTATCAAAGGGTTCCCGACTACTATCTTCATCGATAAAAAAGGAAACGTAAAAGAAGTACATACCGGCTTCTCCGGCCCTGGTACCGGTGAACACTATGAACAGTTCAAAGCAGATTTTGAGAGATTAATCACTCAGTTGCTAGCATCCTGAAATGCTCCGTAAAATAGCGCAAATCCTTCCTGGTACACAGTTACCCGGAAGGATTTGACTTTTTAAGAAAATTTATTTTTTCATCTCTTTCAAAAAGTATTGAAAAATTGAAAAAACTGCCTATTTTACTGCTCCGTTTGACTTTATGAATTCCACCATTATCTAACACGCTTGTCGTATCCACCTGTCCGGAACAATGTCAATTTCAGGTATTGTTCCGGTAAGGTTTCTCACCTTCCTCGTTTGTCTTTGTAAATTCCACTTCTTCCTTTCACCGTATATTAACATTTGTGGTGGCTGTTATGGCCTGATATTTGGAAATTCTGCTTTCATTGTGCAGGTTTTAAACCACGCACGCAGTTTTTTGTTAAACCATAAAAATCTACACATTATGTCTACCATCAAATTTTTAGCAGGAGCAATAGCAGGGTTGACTACAGGGATTGTAATCGGTATGCTGACAGCTCCGGAAAGTGGCGATCATACCCGTAGAAAAATCAGGCATACTGCGGATGACTGGCGTAACAAAATCAATGGTATGATGAACCGTAGCGGCGAAGACCTCTCTGACCTTAAACAGGTATTTGAAAAGGAAATTGACGGTCTGCACAATGATACCCGCGAGCGTGTTTTAAGGCTGATCGATAAAGCACAGAGCAAATATTACCGCTTTAAAAAGGAAGCGCTTTCTTAATAACAACAAATTACGAATTACGAAGGGACGATTTACTCATCAATTCGTAATTCGTAATTTTTAATTTATAACTCAACTGATAATTTCTCCGGTTTCCATATAGCTTTTAAAACGTTTGATATCCCGGTCTATCATATTCTCAAAAGAGGGATTCAATAACCAGGCAAGCCCACTGCCCATATAGCCGGCCGGAGGACGGTAGGAGATGATCACATCCAGTTCTGTACCTCCGTTCAGTGTATCCTGGAAAGTTACACGCCCCGCCGTAGCAATAGACGACCCCGGCAAAGAACGCCATCCCAGCATCTCACCAGGTATTTCCTTCACTATTTCCGCATCCCATTCAAGTGTGCCAATGCCACCAGGGCCTTTCACTACCCAATGTGAATGCAGCGGGTCCAGTTCTTCAACAGACTGCAAATGTTTCATGAATACCGGCAGATTGCCCAGCTGACGCCAGAAATAATATACCTCCTCCTTCGGATTGTCAATCTTCAGGGATGTCCGGATATTGATAGAAGCGGCATGTTTATCCCGTTTTCGTCTGCCCAGCAATCCATTAATGAGGTCATTGCCGGAAATACCACGGTACAGCAAATAACCGGCGCCCAGCAGCTTTAAAAGGCTTGCCCCCGGCTTTTTATCTACTTTGCTGATAGCACTGCCCAAAAGCCATGCACCCGTGAAAATAGATACAATTCTGCCTTCCGGCGTGACATTGATGATATTGGAACTTTCGTAAAGCTTTCCTGCTTTGGGTGGTACATGACCATTTGTTGATTGTTTTATCATAGCATATATACAGTTTGGGGAGAAGCAGCGAAAACCCTGCACTTTTTGTCGTGACAATGTAAATTGTTGATTATTAATTATATATGCAGAGTTGTGACGCTGTTACGCCTGTGGCAGGATCGGTACGGTGCGTAAATATTTACACACTACCATTTACTGATAGGAAGCATTCAGGTATTCATAAATATTTTTTCCCCAGTTGGGCGCCAGTTCATCAACAGGCGTAAAGTGCGCAAACTTCTCGCCGGTTTCTACTACTGTAGCTTTCGCTCTTTTTTTACCGCCTCCAAAAATGGCCGGTGTATAGTAAATATTCAACGCTTTCACCAGAGAGGCCCTTGGATTGCTGGGATCGGCACTGATGGCCCTGTCTGCATAATGCCGGCTTTCCATACCGAGAACTGCTCCCCGTGAATGGTCCGCATTAATACGGGCAGACAGCCAGTAACTCATCAGCACCAGCGATTCCGTATTCTCCGGCTGTAACTCCAGCGCCTTTTTTACAAAAGGAGCTGCCAGCTCGCAGTATGCCTCCTTTTTCTCACCTTTTGCCCTGAACG is part of the Chitinophaga flava genome and encodes:
- a CDS encoding SRPBCC family protein; this encodes MIKQSTNGHVPPKAGKLYESSNIINVTPEGRIVSIFTGAWLLGSAISKVDKKPGASLLKLLGAGYLLYRGISGNDLINGLLGRRKRDKHAASINIRTSLKIDNPKEEVYYFWRQLGNLPVFMKHLQSVEELDPLHSHWVVKGPGGIGTLEWDAEIVKEIPGEMLGWRSLPGSSIATAGRVTFQDTLNGGTELDVIISYRPPAGYMGSGLAWLLNPSFENMIDRDIKRFKSYMETGEIIS
- a CDS encoding acyl-CoA dehydrogenase, with translation MDYQLTEEHLMIQKAARDFANTELLPGVIERDEHQKFPAEQIKKLGELGFLGMMVSPKYGGAGLDTISYVLAMEEISKIDASASVVMSVNNSLVCWGLETYGTEEQKQKYLVPLAKGEIIGAFLLSEPEAGSDATSQRTTAEDKGDHYLVNGTKNWITNGNSASVYLVMTQTHPEKGSKGINALIIEKNSPGVTVGAKENKLGIRGSDTHSIMFQDVKVPKENRIGEDGFGFKFAMKTLAGGRIGIASQALGIASGAYELALKYSKERKAFGKEISQHQAIQFKLADMATRIEASRLLCLKAAWEKDQHLDYTLSGSMAKVFSSETAMWVTTEAVQVHGGYGYVKEYHVERLMRDAKITQIYEGTSEVQRIVISRSILG
- a CDS encoding YtxH domain-containing protein; the protein is MSTIKFLAGAIAGLTTGIVIGMLTAPESGDHTRRKIRHTADDWRNKINGMMNRSGEDLSDLKQVFEKEIDGLHNDTRERVLRLIDKAQSKYYRFKKEALS
- a CDS encoding TlpA disulfide reductase family protein, which translates into the protein MKKLWIYCLAGIGMAACNTGNTKKELSDGVWKASLHRADGANIVFNFQVKDTAGKKVLYVLNATDKLLVDDVKVNGDSVFIKMPFFDSEFKARLAEGGNLEGQWIRHLADKDVSIPFTAQPHTAERFKKGAAPAQQVTGRWVTTFVDKDKSSEAIGEFKQMGDLVYGTFLTTTGDYRFLDGIMDGDTLRLSTFDGSHAYLFTGLVKKDSIVNGRFFAGIGDHVEDWTAVKNDSAKLPDERTLATMKPGQSKLDFTFPDLNGNKVNINDDRFKNKVVVITLMGSWCPNCMDETGFLSQWYKKNKDRGVEVIGLAYERTPDFEKSKKALTGFLQRFDVQYPVLITGVTPADPEKGEKTLPQLTGIKGFPTTIFIDKKGNVKEVHTGFSGPGTGEHYEQFKADFERLITQLLAS
- a CDS encoding YggS family pyridoxal phosphate-dependent enzyme, translating into MAINITAYKEVLSALTPYHAKLVAVSKTKPVEDIEAFYATGQRIFGENYVQELVEKQAVLPADIEWHFIGHLQSNKVKYLAPFVHTIHAIDSLKLLQEINKQAAKNQRVINCLLQVHIAAEETKFGLDEQELQQLLAFWESHPADFEHIHIAGMMGMATNTNNESQVRQEFHQLHQLFGSVKTRFFNNKDYFRELSIGMSADYPIALEEGSTMVRIGSLLFGERNYNK